One region of Novipirellula artificiosorum genomic DNA includes:
- a CDS encoding transposase: MIAKTLRKKRELLLNWFRAGGTLSSGVVEGFNNKLKLITRKSYGFRTQEAYEAALYHNLGALPEPKFTHRFF; encoded by the coding sequence GTGATTGCCAAGACGCTCCGCAAGAAACGCGAATTGCTGCTGAACTGGTTTCGAGCCGGAGGGACGTTGTCATCCGGTGTTGTAGAAGGCTTTAACAACAAGCTAAAACTGATTACCAGAAAATCCTACGGTTTTCGCACCCAAGAAGCTTACGAAGCAGCGCTCTATCACAACCTTGGCGCGCTGCCTGAGCCAAAATTCACCCACAGATTCTTCTAA
- a CDS encoding IclR family transcriptional regulator has translation MQEDSRYQVPSLERALVILERLLDHPDGLTLAELTTDLNVPKNSVFRITNTLLAHGYLNRDANAKRFSLSRKLLVMGQLSLADKPIVPAAIDIMQECRDEVQETVLIGTLVESEFVVMEQVLGSHPFKFSIDLGVRLEIHVSAPGKAMLAYLTERELAKSLKDYRFVRYNEQTITSKRGLMEELRGIRECGFGLDRGEQLHGIHCVSAPIFNRHQRPVAAIWITGPEDRIPKEAFPDLGRTMRSYADQISERLL, from the coding sequence ATGCAGGAAGACTCCCGATACCAGGTTCCGAGCCTCGAACGTGCGCTGGTGATTCTGGAACGCTTGCTCGACCACCCCGATGGTTTGACGCTCGCTGAACTGACGACGGACCTAAACGTCCCAAAGAACAGTGTTTTTCGCATCACCAACACGCTGTTGGCACATGGATACTTGAACCGGGACGCGAACGCGAAACGCTTTTCGCTCAGTCGAAAGTTGCTGGTGATGGGGCAATTGAGCTTGGCGGATAAGCCGATCGTGCCCGCGGCGATCGATATCATGCAGGAGTGCCGTGATGAGGTACAAGAGACCGTGCTGATTGGAACACTCGTCGAATCCGAATTTGTGGTCATGGAACAAGTTCTCGGCTCCCACCCCTTTAAATTCTCCATCGACTTGGGCGTGCGCTTAGAGATTCATGTCTCCGCGCCAGGCAAAGCGATGTTGGCTTACCTAACGGAGCGTGAACTCGCGAAATCGCTCAAAGACTATCGCTTTGTCCGTTACAACGAGCAAACCATTACATCCAAGCGAGGCTTGATGGAAGAACTGCGTGGCATCCGCGAATGTGGATTTGGTTTGGATCGCGGCGAACAATTGCACGGGATTCACTGTGTCAGTGCGCCCATCTTTAATCGCCACCAACGTCCCGTTGCCGCGATCTGGATTACCGGACCCGAGGATCGCATTCCCAAAGAAGCATTCCCCGACCTGGGGCGAACGATGCGATCCTACGCAGACCAAATCTCAGAGCGACTGCTTTAA
- a CDS encoding dihydroxyacetone kinase subunit DhaK has protein sequence MTTQKLIMKKFLNDPENIAAELLEGYTLAYADKVSLMSEKIVVRTHPKSKDKVALVTLGGAGHEPALSGFVGEGMLDASVVGDIFAAPGAPKLLEALKTFNREAGILLVVLNHAGDVMSANMAMELAKREGLNVRMLLTHEDISAGLDTPDEDRRGLAGCVPLFKVAGAAAEAGKSLDEVLEIAERFNKQMATLAVAMTGATHPQNGQAISELPDDEMEIGMGQHGEAGGGRTKILSADETAQRMIEPLISAVDAKAGDKTMLIINGVGATTLMEMNLIFRKAYRVLEAQGIEVISGLVDEILTVQEMAGFQMILCKLDADHVPLLKAPCDTPYWTVR, from the coding sequence ATGACCACTCAAAAATTGATAATGAAAAAGTTCCTCAACGATCCCGAAAACATTGCCGCGGAGCTGCTCGAAGGCTACACGCTCGCTTATGCCGACAAAGTCAGCTTGATGTCGGAGAAGATCGTGGTGCGGACCCATCCCAAATCCAAGGACAAGGTTGCTTTGGTCACTCTTGGCGGCGCCGGGCACGAACCGGCACTGAGCGGATTTGTTGGCGAAGGCATGCTCGATGCCAGCGTCGTTGGTGACATTTTTGCAGCGCCGGGTGCACCGAAGTTGCTCGAGGCACTCAAGACCTTCAACCGAGAGGCAGGAATTCTGCTCGTCGTGCTGAACCACGCCGGTGACGTGATGAGTGCGAACATGGCAATGGAACTTGCGAAACGAGAAGGGTTGAACGTCCGCATGCTGCTGACTCACGAGGATATCAGCGCTGGGCTCGACACCCCGGATGAAGACCGCCGCGGGTTGGCGGGATGCGTTCCCCTTTTCAAAGTCGCGGGTGCTGCGGCCGAGGCGGGCAAGTCGCTCGATGAGGTGCTCGAGATCGCGGAGCGATTCAACAAGCAAATGGCAACGCTGGCGGTTGCGATGACGGGAGCCACCCATCCGCAAAATGGACAAGCTATCTCCGAGCTGCCTGACGACGAGATGGAAATTGGCATGGGCCAACATGGTGAAGCTGGCGGAGGACGGACGAAAATTCTCTCGGCCGACGAGACCGCTCAAAGAATGATCGAGCCGTTGATTTCGGCTGTCGATGCAAAGGCTGGCGACAAGACCATGTTGATTATCAACGGGGTTGGGGCAACGACGCTCATGGAAATGAATTTGATTTTCCGCAAAGCCTATCGAGTCTTGGAGGCTCAGGGCATCGAAGTTATCTCCGGCTTGGTCGACGAAATTCTCACGGTGCAGGAGATGGCCGGATTCCAAATGATCCTGTGCAAGCTGGACGCAGACCATGTTCCACTACTGAAGGCCCCCTGCGATACGCCTTACTGGACCGTGCGATAA
- a CDS encoding DAK2 domain-containing protein, translating into MASFDCQRLAKMTATALVSLKERADEFSGLDAETGDGDHGTAIVSAMTAVDRVAQQGTELKKVLGDMGFAAMTESCGSTSTLIGAFFLGMSDGVKGESLNAAETASMFSAGLKKVKEQTKASIGDKTMIDALQPAVDAMPANAENGIPAMLQAAAKAAATGAESTKDMVAKFGRARNLGERVIGHLDAGAVSTACMFDAFARGFTAST; encoded by the coding sequence ATGGCTTCATTCGATTGCCAACGACTAGCGAAAATGACGGCGACCGCACTCGTCTCCCTGAAAGAGCGAGCCGATGAGTTCTCGGGTTTGGATGCTGAGACGGGTGACGGCGACCATGGTACGGCGATCGTCAGTGCGATGACGGCGGTTGACCGTGTCGCACAGCAGGGAACGGAACTCAAGAAGGTACTTGGCGACATGGGCTTTGCGGCCATGACGGAGTCCTGTGGATCAACCAGCACGCTGATCGGTGCTTTCTTCCTGGGCATGAGCGATGGCGTTAAGGGTGAGTCTTTGAACGCTGCGGAAACCGCTTCGATGTTTTCGGCGGGTCTTAAAAAAGTGAAAGAACAGACCAAGGCATCCATTGGTGACAAGACGATGATCGATGCCTTGCAGCCAGCGGTCGACGCGATGCCTGCCAATGCGGAAAACGGGATTCCGGCGATGCTCCAAGCGGCTGCAAAAGCGGCTGCAACCGGAGCGGAGAGCACAAAAGACATGGTCGCAAAATTTGGACGCGCTCGAAATCTTGGCGAGCGAGTCATCGGACACTTGGACGCAGGCGCCGTGTCAACCGCCTGCATGTTTGACGCTTTTGCACGCGGATTCACCGCATCAACCTAA
- the lsrF gene encoding 3-hydroxy-5-phosphonooxypentane-2,4-dione thiolase — MPEATGNLEADDYGIGVPVKKDSFFLKGLDHVDWGIKDRMGRIFNPRSGHTVMLAFDHGYIMGPTSGLERIDLGILPLVEYADCLMCSRGVLRSCIPPQVNKPISLRFSAGTTVLNELNDECILGIDDAIRMNASALAIMVSIGGQYEAKTIENLVRTADMGNRYGIPTLGVTAVGKELVRDARYLGMATRVCAENGATFVKTYYCEKDFEKVTSACPVPIVIAGGKKLEEHDALKLAYCAINEGAAGVDMGRNVFQSENPISMIKAVRGVVHDGLTPDQAFELYRDLS; from the coding sequence ATGCCTGAAGCTACCGGTAACCTCGAGGCAGATGATTACGGAATTGGTGTCCCTGTGAAGAAGGACTCGTTCTTCTTGAAAGGACTTGACCACGTCGATTGGGGAATCAAAGATCGCATGGGGCGAATCTTTAACCCCCGCAGTGGCCATACCGTGATGCTGGCGTTTGATCATGGGTATATCATGGGGCCAACGTCGGGATTGGAACGGATTGACTTGGGTATTTTGCCGTTGGTCGAATACGCTGACTGTCTGATGTGTAGCCGCGGCGTTTTACGAAGTTGCATTCCCCCGCAAGTGAACAAGCCGATCTCGCTTCGTTTTTCTGCCGGTACGACGGTGCTGAATGAGCTCAACGACGAATGCATCCTCGGGATCGACGACGCCATTCGCATGAATGCGTCCGCTCTCGCGATCATGGTCTCGATTGGCGGGCAGTATGAAGCCAAAACGATCGAAAACCTGGTCCGCACCGCTGACATGGGCAACCGTTACGGCATTCCGACTCTTGGCGTGACCGCCGTTGGAAAGGAGTTGGTGCGAGATGCTCGTTACCTTGGAATGGCGACGCGTGTTTGTGCCGAAAACGGCGCAACGTTCGTCAAAACTTATTACTGCGAGAAAGATTTCGAAAAGGTCACCTCGGCATGTCCCGTTCCGATCGTGATCGCTGGCGGCAAGAAATTGGAAGAACACGACGCGCTGAAGCTTGCCTATTGTGCAATCAACGAAGGAGCTGCGGGCGTTGACATGGGACGGAATGTCTTTCAATCAGAAAACCCGATCAGCATGATCAAGGCCGTTCGCGGTGTGGTTCATGATGGTTTGACACCGGACCAAGCCTTTGAGCTCTATCGCGATCTGTCGTAG
- a CDS encoding SUMF1/EgtB/PvdO family nonheme iron enzyme, whose translation MHARKLLVLALLLLGGSSLCAQTCHLGAVYVGDPAHVQDWTGSLAKAAERPEIWQIDDRVQISRMYRASLGDGDLFLVGDLIADQDYTQGFNVSGPVKLRLNGKLLQPIQDTFYSLPLHQGSNVFEIQVENKPKKNQKRAGSADVFITPADLDYVFTPVAKKIEYAERAIEFLGSQHASYPASQYLQQLARLKKEKASDSDVEALRYEALVVNNPEVDFDQVLFRASKNDGMPANWQGNANYLRSRGEERQPSFEDEIRILDLKSKTFETVFQPSDKRQCVMDLCLHYDADKLLFTGIDTESNTQQIHEINIDGTGERRITPVMPEIDHYSATYLPSGKLLFCTTTPLNAVPCVSGNDYVGNLFEIDSDGTGMRQITFDQENDWYPWVMENGRILFCRWEYTDNAHYFTRILMQMNPDGTNLRSIYGSNSFWPNTMFYAKQIPGKTSQFAAICSGHHGVSRAGELIVFDTAKGEFEADGVIQRIPGYGKKVEPVIIDQYMKDKWPRFLHPYPLSENYFLVSGQLNPSEQWSLYLVDRFDNMVKLASDRKYLFEPIPLKKRERPPVIPDRRDFEAEDATLFIQDIYAGPGLQDIPRGTVKSLRLFNYGYAYRLHGGHATLAVEGGWDTKRILGTVPVEEDGSAMISIPHSMPISIQPLDENGRALQLMRSWLAAMPGERLSCVGCHESTRTPPPERMALAARKMPQKLTPWAGIERPYGFGFQREVQPMLDRYCVGCHDGTESDRPDFKDNSPGHAGFANSYHALHPYVRRPGPESDMHLLRPMEYHASTSELIQMLEKGHHGVKMDEDGWNRLVTWIDLNVPYYATWMQQRDSAEETRVQADRTIEMKHSFACIDDNIEWMPQDPIVRPDFVMPTEEKVEHKPLPLQGWPLSEAMVRKLATATREEEIDGQTFSFAKIPAGRFVMGSLTGAADEVPQSIVEIDKPFWMSVKEITNEQYGRFDPKHDSGAIDQQWKDHIYPGYPANKPEMPVIRISWQEAMAYCQWASQKTGLKISLPTESQWEWAARAGSDKPFHFGEAGFENHANLADDSIGLLAVQGVDPQPIPVSRRSPTTDFVPRDRSFDDGILTPQGTGQFSPNPWGLYDMHGNVAEWTRSDYNAYPYLAGDGRNALNLQTRKVARGGSWCDRPHRATTSYRLPYQSHQKVFNVGFRVIIEP comes from the coding sequence ATGCATGCTCGAAAGCTGTTGGTGCTCGCACTACTGTTACTGGGTGGTTCGTCGCTATGTGCTCAGACTTGCCACTTGGGTGCTGTCTATGTGGGCGATCCCGCTCATGTTCAAGACTGGACCGGCAGCCTTGCTAAAGCGGCGGAGCGACCTGAAATTTGGCAGATCGATGATCGCGTGCAAATCAGCCGAATGTATCGAGCAAGCCTCGGTGACGGTGATCTTTTTCTGGTCGGTGACCTGATTGCCGATCAGGACTACACGCAAGGCTTTAACGTCAGCGGCCCAGTCAAATTGCGGCTCAACGGAAAGCTGCTGCAGCCCATCCAAGACACGTTCTATTCGCTTCCTTTGCATCAAGGCAGCAACGTGTTTGAGATTCAGGTCGAAAACAAACCCAAAAAGAATCAGAAAAGAGCAGGTAGTGCGGACGTCTTTATCACGCCGGCGGACCTCGACTATGTCTTCACGCCCGTCGCAAAGAAGATTGAATACGCAGAACGAGCGATTGAATTCTTGGGCAGCCAACATGCATCGTATCCTGCTTCCCAATACCTCCAGCAACTTGCTCGACTGAAAAAGGAGAAGGCTTCTGATTCCGACGTTGAAGCGTTGCGTTATGAGGCGTTGGTCGTCAACAACCCAGAGGTTGACTTTGATCAAGTTCTGTTCCGAGCCAGCAAAAATGACGGCATGCCTGCGAATTGGCAAGGAAATGCCAACTACTTGCGCAGCCGAGGGGAGGAAAGACAGCCCAGCTTTGAAGATGAGATTCGAATTCTGGATCTAAAAAGCAAGACATTTGAAACCGTTTTTCAGCCATCGGACAAACGCCAATGCGTGATGGACCTGTGCTTGCACTACGATGCCGACAAGCTGCTGTTCACGGGAATTGACACCGAGAGCAATACGCAGCAAATCCATGAGATCAACATCGACGGGACAGGCGAGCGACGGATCACACCCGTCATGCCCGAGATCGATCATTATAGCGCCACGTATCTACCAAGCGGCAAGCTGCTGTTCTGCACCACAACGCCTCTCAATGCGGTTCCCTGCGTGAGTGGCAACGACTATGTCGGCAACCTGTTTGAAATCGATTCTGACGGAACGGGGATGCGGCAAATCACGTTTGATCAAGAAAACGATTGGTATCCCTGGGTCATGGAGAACGGACGGATCCTATTCTGCCGCTGGGAATACACCGACAACGCGCACTACTTCACTCGTATCCTGATGCAGATGAATCCCGATGGGACCAACCTGCGCAGCATCTACGGGTCCAACTCGTTTTGGCCCAACACGATGTTCTACGCCAAGCAGATCCCGGGGAAAACATCGCAATTCGCTGCGATTTGCTCAGGACACCACGGCGTTTCCCGTGCTGGCGAGTTGATCGTCTTTGACACGGCAAAAGGCGAGTTTGAGGCCGATGGCGTGATCCAGCGGATTCCTGGCTATGGCAAGAAGGTCGAGCCGGTCATCATCGACCAATACATGAAGGACAAGTGGCCGCGTTTTCTGCATCCCTATCCTTTGAGCGAAAACTATTTCCTGGTTTCAGGTCAGCTGAATCCCTCGGAGCAGTGGTCACTTTATCTGGTGGACCGCTTTGACAACATGGTCAAGTTGGCCAGCGATCGGAAGTATTTGTTTGAGCCGATTCCGCTGAAGAAACGTGAGCGGCCTCCGGTCATTCCAGATCGCCGCGACTTTGAAGCGGAAGATGCCACCCTTTTCATTCAAGACATCTACGCAGGGCCCGGCTTACAGGATATTCCGCGCGGCACCGTGAAGTCGTTGCGATTGTTTAACTATGGTTATGCGTACCGATTGCATGGAGGCCATGCTACGCTGGCTGTCGAAGGGGGTTGGGATACGAAGCGTATCTTAGGAACCGTGCCGGTCGAGGAAGATGGCTCGGCGATGATCTCGATACCTCACAGTATGCCGATCTCCATTCAGCCATTGGACGAAAACGGAAGAGCGCTTCAGCTCATGCGCAGTTGGCTTGCCGCGATGCCTGGCGAACGCCTTTCCTGTGTCGGTTGTCACGAGTCGACTCGCACTCCGCCACCCGAACGCATGGCGCTGGCCGCTCGAAAAATGCCACAGAAACTGACCCCTTGGGCTGGAATCGAAAGACCTTATGGGTTTGGTTTCCAGCGTGAAGTCCAACCCATGCTCGATCGCTACTGTGTCGGATGTCATGACGGAACCGAAAGCGATCGACCTGATTTCAAAGACAACTCGCCCGGGCATGCAGGATTCGCAAACTCGTATCATGCGCTTCATCCCTATGTGCGTCGCCCTGGACCGGAAAGCGACATGCATTTGCTCCGCCCCATGGAATACCATGCGTCCACCAGCGAGCTCATCCAAATGTTGGAAAAGGGACATCATGGAGTGAAAATGGATGAAGACGGCTGGAATCGGCTCGTGACCTGGATCGATTTGAATGTTCCGTATTACGCAACTTGGATGCAACAACGAGACAGCGCCGAAGAGACAAGGGTACAAGCAGACAGAACCATTGAAATGAAGCACTCGTTTGCCTGTATCGACGATAACATTGAGTGGATGCCGCAAGATCCCATCGTGCGCCCGGACTTTGTGATGCCAACCGAAGAAAAGGTGGAACACAAACCCCTTCCATTGCAGGGATGGCCGCTCAGCGAAGCCATGGTCCGGAAATTGGCCACAGCGACACGCGAGGAGGAGATCGACGGGCAAACGTTTAGCTTCGCCAAGATTCCCGCTGGACGTTTTGTCATGGGATCACTGACAGGCGCAGCTGACGAAGTTCCTCAAAGTATTGTCGAAATTGACAAGCCGTTTTGGATGTCGGTCAAGGAAATTACGAACGAACAATACGGGCGTTTTGATCCCAAGCACGACAGCGGCGCCATTGACCAACAATGGAAAGATCATATTTACCCCGGGTATCCGGCCAACAAGCCAGAGATGCCGGTGATCCGTATCAGCTGGCAAGAAGCGATGGCCTATTGTCAGTGGGCATCGCAGAAAACGGGCCTGAAAATTTCGCTCCCTACCGAGTCACAATGGGAATGGGCCGCACGAGCCGGCAGTGACAAGCCTTTCCATTTTGGCGAAGCGGGCTTCGAAAACCACGCCAACCTTGCGGACGATTCCATTGGCTTACTCGCTGTTCAGGGCGTCGATCCGCAACCCATTCCGGTAAGCCGGCGATCACCGACAACCGACTTTGTGCCGCGTGACCGAAGCTTTGATGATGGCATCCTGACGCCCCAAGGAACCGGTCAGTTCTCACCCAATCCGTGGGGACTCTATGACATGCATGGAAACGTGGCCGAATGGACTCGATCCGACTATAATGCGTATCCCTACCTGGCCGGCGACGGTCGAAACGCCCTGAATCTGCAAACGAGAAAAGTTGCACGGGGCGGTTCATGGTGTGATCGACCTCATCGGGCGACCACTTCCTATCGCCTGCCCTACCAATCCCACCAAAAGGTTTTCAACGTCGGCTTCCGTGTGATCATCGAACCATGA
- a CDS encoding cytochrome c peroxidase, whose protein sequence is MSLFAVSLFAASLSAAQDYLSPSDLLLSRDGKTLHILASTGKQLIDFDLKEQQVVRALDLPGEPTDMVMSGDGKTLYVAGGGHQGRVWIANSGSLVGEIKTGHTPMSPIVSPDGKRLYVCNRFDDDVSMIDLESGETMARIAVLREPIVASITPDGKLLFVANHIPDGRADIEYVASKVSVINTETQEVKTLPLVNGAEGIRGMEISPDGKKVFATHLMARFHVPTTQLERGWVSTNALSVIDVASQTLEYTVLLDDIDQGFANPWAIGFSEDGKTLVVSSAGNQELSLIDLPALTSKIRSQSSLPEGEAHLHAHNDLSFLSGMRKRVKLKGVGPRSLLVNGDVIYVGNYFSDAVEVVRFTSDWQTESELLQLGKEQEVTPERLGEMFFNDSALCFQNWLSCATCHPDARTDALNWDLMNDGIGNPKNVKSMLYAHITPPAMWLGVRADAESAVRAGIQHIQFAVRPEEDAQAIDAYLKSLTPIPSPHLVEGKLSDSARRGEQIFEQVGCAHCHPAPLFTSSRMCDVGYTTGQDEGQPVDVPHLIEAWRTAPYLHDGRAATMKDVVTTFEHGNGHGKLSILTEDQLDDLVEYLLSL, encoded by the coding sequence GTGTCTTTGTTTGCGGTGTCTTTGTTTGCGGCATCTTTGTCTGCGGCCCAAGATTATCTATCGCCGAGCGATTTGTTGCTTTCTCGGGATGGGAAAACGCTCCATATTCTCGCTTCCACGGGAAAGCAACTGATCGATTTTGATCTGAAGGAACAGCAGGTTGTCCGCGCATTGGACTTGCCCGGAGAACCAACCGACATGGTGATGTCGGGCGATGGCAAGACGCTGTATGTCGCCGGTGGAGGTCATCAAGGGCGTGTTTGGATTGCCAACTCGGGCTCGCTGGTCGGTGAGATCAAAACGGGCCACACCCCAATGTCACCCATCGTGTCGCCTGACGGAAAACGGCTGTACGTCTGCAATCGGTTCGACGACGACGTGTCGATGATCGATTTGGAATCAGGCGAGACGATGGCGAGAATTGCCGTTTTGCGAGAGCCAATCGTGGCATCGATCACACCGGACGGCAAGCTGCTGTTTGTCGCGAACCATATTCCAGACGGTCGCGCGGACATTGAATACGTTGCCTCAAAAGTCTCCGTGATCAACACCGAAACCCAAGAAGTCAAGACGCTTCCTTTGGTCAATGGTGCCGAAGGCATTCGGGGAATGGAAATCTCGCCGGATGGAAAGAAGGTGTTCGCAACCCATTTGATGGCTCGTTTTCATGTGCCGACCACTCAGCTTGAAAGGGGATGGGTTTCCACCAATGCGCTCAGTGTCATCGACGTCGCTAGCCAGACACTCGAATACACCGTCTTGTTGGACGATATTGATCAAGGGTTTGCCAATCCGTGGGCCATTGGTTTCTCGGAAGATGGAAAGACCTTGGTCGTCTCCTCTGCTGGAAATCAAGAGTTGTCCCTCATTGACTTGCCTGCCCTGACATCAAAGATTCGTTCTCAGTCTTCTTTGCCTGAGGGTGAAGCCCATCTACATGCACACAATGATTTGTCATTCCTTTCCGGGATGCGAAAACGTGTCAAACTGAAGGGCGTTGGACCTCGATCCTTGTTGGTGAATGGGGATGTCATTTATGTTGGCAACTATTTTTCTGACGCAGTCGAAGTCGTTCGGTTTACATCGGATTGGCAGACCGAGAGTGAATTGCTACAGCTGGGGAAGGAACAGGAGGTTACACCCGAGCGTCTCGGGGAAATGTTCTTTAATGACTCGGCGCTCTGTTTTCAGAATTGGCTGAGTTGTGCGACCTGTCACCCCGATGCGCGAACCGATGCATTAAACTGGGATTTAATGAATGATGGGATTGGCAATCCCAAGAATGTCAAGTCGATGCTTTACGCCCACATCACGCCTCCGGCCATGTGGCTGGGTGTGCGAGCCGATGCCGAGTCTGCGGTTCGAGCCGGAATTCAGCACATTCAATTTGCTGTGCGCCCCGAAGAAGACGCTCAAGCCATTGACGCCTACCTCAAGAGTCTTACGCCGATCCCAAGTCCTCATTTAGTTGAGGGAAAGCTAAGTGATTCAGCCAGACGGGGAGAACAGATCTTTGAACAAGTCGGCTGTGCACATTGCCATCCGGCCCCGTTGTTCACGAGTTCGCGAATGTGCGACGTTGGCTACACGACGGGCCAGGACGAGGGCCAACCGGTCGACGTGCCCCATTTGATTGAGGCATGGCGAACCGCTCCCTACCTGCACGATGGACGAGCCGCGACGATGAAGGATGTTGTCACGACTTTTGAACATGGGAACGGCCATGGCAAGCTATCGATACTCACCGAAGACCAGCTTGATGATCTGGTCGAATACTTATTGTCCCTTTAA